The nucleotide window GTGAAGAGGGATCAAACATAGAcatgtttgaataaaaaaaccaaaaaaaccatcTAGTGCacttcattgtgtgtgtggtcaaGGCCAAAATGGAGACTCTATAAAGCAGAATAAGATCATGACCCTCTAAGCACAGATAAAAAGCCTATAATTGATGCAAAACAGCGGTGGTTTGACCTCAGTTAcaactttgacctttttttaaaaacatcttgaGGATGAGCTGATACTTTCCTGAATTACGGCTTGACATGTCGTCTTCACGTGCTGGTGAATAAAGATGCATTACACCACACGTATTCGGTGATTTGATCATCCCGTGTACGTGCCCCGACTCGACAGCAATACGCATACTGCATTTCACGTACACACAGTATCGCCGGCCTATGACCGCTGATCGGGGCAAACCAGGTGACGCACTTACCCGCATGTGTCCAGTACCTGTCGTTTTTAGTCCGTTCGACTGTTTAATGCGCCACGAATGCTCACAGAAGCCACACAAGTGACACCGAAAGAATAAATCAGAGGATGAGAAAAActtgaaacaaaatgaaaatgagtcaCTCCGGAGCGGGAGTAAAgaggagagagcaaaagaggagCAGATAGATACAGTCAGATGCAGAGCAGAAAGACTGAACCAGACCACAGACCAGGTTTATGTTTGGAAGCGGGGCTGAAATCTTGACCTACTCgcactttacttgaatatttacattttataccACTTCATACTTCTGCTCcaccatatttatttatttgcggctgtagttactttgcaaattaCACGCTTTGCATgtccacacaggtgttttcacagGTGTCCctctggctgattagacctccAGTCAGGTGGAAGTTGGGTGGAGTTATGCTGGGAATAAGAACAACAACGGGGCCAGTTATCCTGCCCTGTGACAGGTACAACGACAGAGCTCTGCCCGAGAAAGACCCGCCTTTGTAGTCATGTTAATACGTCCGATTAGGTTACGTCACAGATTTTCTAAGAGTGGTTCGCAGTCGTTTGTCGAAGTTCACATCACCCGACCAATAAGAACTGCtcacattgaaaaataaaaatactgcgGAACCAGTGGACCAGAGCCCTTGACTTCCAGTTAATAGTGTTAGTAAAAAGTCCatgtttacaaaaaagaaaaaaaaacctattaaaCTCAGTTGATCTGCTCTCATtttgctctcatttttttcactaataAAACCTCTAGTCATGTCGGCCCAAGCATTTGTGACCATATACACAAATGTACAGTGAATTTTAGTCTTTAGATACCACGCACTGTaagtgaaaaatacacaagaaaacTGGTCGTAAGTGTAATTAGAAGACATCCCCTGCTGAGCAACTTATATACATgacataaatataatttattgtcAATTTAATTCTAATAAAAGAACACAAGAACAGCACAAGTTGACCTTTTCTGAAATGTTTGGAAAACATTGAAATAGGACCTTTGGACCTGATACCCTAATAAAAAATCCCCCTATCAAAGCTCTCAGATAAATACTACACATACGGGTTTCAACACTTTGCTTCACTAGCACTAACACAGGCCCACTAACACACTGCTTCAGTTTACCCTCTAGcacaactttttgttttaaaaagagcGATAAAATAGTCCTGAGTGGAAAAGCGAAAGAAGCTCATATTGCACAATTTAAGTTAAAGTTCacaccagttaaaaaaaagctctgCATGTGTGAGCTGTCCATGCTTTGGCATCAGATGCACTAACAAATCTGATCACCGCTGATCCGCAGAGTTCAAGCAACATGTCTAATAAAAGGTACAGCTTCTGTCCGGACAGGCCAACGGGCAACAGTCTTCTTTTAAGTCTCTTCAAGTAGCTTCCGGAGGTTTCTTTGAATCTAGGATGACAAAAACGTTGGACATCTGATAACATGCACATTAAAACCATGTTAAACTACTATTAACTATTGTGGagactttcttgctgagagttagataagaagatggATACCAAAGTCATATCTgaatgctaaatatgaagccgccgccagcagctagttagcttagcttagcatgaagactggaaacggggaaacagccagcctggcaCTGTCCAGAGTTCAAAAACActcctaccagcacctctaaggcTCACTCATTCACATGTGTCTCGTTCGTTtcgcacaaaaaacaaaattattacaaaatattaaatgtaaaaatgaaaagttgtggTTTAACGTGGGGGCTGATCATAtgccggactatttcttggccaggtgcagtgacttcctggagtcccTTTGTCccctttcagtttttgtctggATTTTGACTCCAGCTGCTTCCGCAacttaatgctaagctaaactaagctaatcgTCTCCAGCCTTTGGCTTCACCTGAGAGATAAAATAGTggcatccatcttctcatctaactctcggcaagaaagagaagaagattTCTGACATGCTTGTAAGGTATGAACCAGGTAAGACACCTCGAGTTCTCGAGGCACGAGTCTTTTAGTTGTTCCAaattgcagagaaaaaaaagaaatttgatgAGGAGGCTCTCAGCTTTCATGCTCGGAGCTGTTGGAACAGTTTTCTCAAGGATCTGAAAGGGTTGATATCTTTAAAAGTAAACTTAAAGCCTAAGTCTTGTTATTGATTTGTAtctataatatttaattttgttttatttctcttgtcATTTTCGTTTCTTGTGTGTATTAGTCTCAAATTTTTCCACTGCTCACGGTTGTGCTGTCTCGTTATCAGCCTGTCAGTCATCCCTACCTGTAcgaaaggtgctatacaaatggCGTTTGACTGACTGAAGCTTATTTTCCGagatgttgaactatttctacaagaaaattattattttacagcaaCAAACTTTCCGACAATTCAGGGTAATCAAGGGATTTCCACTTCACATACTTCCGTTCATTAGTTCCGCGCCCTTTAGTCAGAGATCACACCGTCTTTGACTAAATGGTGTGATATCCTCCCTGGAAATCATTTCGATATATGATATGTAACAGACATATGGACGGTCAGCGGGTAAGAAACTACTGAAcgaaaaagataaaagatattTCAGTGACCATATTATCTGTTTAGTTCATAAAAACTGGACAAACCTTTTCTAGCTTGAACAGGTTGGTAGAAAGTTCTCCGTAGATCTCAGCGTTCACTTCATCCTGGGTCCTGTGGCTCACTCCATTTCTGCAACGAGATTTGCACTAAATCATGAACCAGATAATGTGCGGCATGAGTGCTTTTGGAGATGTGACATAATTCAGTAACTGTGACGTCAACGACTGTGAAATGAGAACAGCGCTCCACATTTTAAATCTTCTCACGAAAATAAACCGGATCGAGCTCTTACTCGTTTTGAATGTGTTCCCCCAGGGACACCAAGGAGTTCAGACGATGCTCAAGAGCCACAATCTTGAAAGCCATGTAACAGGAGGACAAGACAAGAACACTAACTCTGttaagacacacaaacacagtgacaggTGAACGTTCAGACACCAACCACACAGAACCATCGCCAACACGCCCAAATAATGGAAATAAGCTTTTCAGAGAAATCTAACAGTCGCGTTGACAGACCGCTCTGGCTTTTCATATTCCACATAATGAAAGGCCACTCACAAAACCAAATAGATTAGGAGGATGACGTGCAGCGACACGGGCTGTGAGGGTTTGTCTTTGAGCATGACTCTGCAGGTTGGCATGGTTGACCCTGCgaataaaagaagagagaaaagaggaacatTGATTCGGTAGATGGTAGGTGTaacaaaactgcattttatgttttggaAACAAATGAATGCGGTGCAACCTTAAAGAAAGTTCAACACTTTTGGAAATGGCTCTGTCCAAAACCACATAACCACCTAAGATTGTgtacagtctttatgctgagctaaggTAACCAGTTGCtagctctagcttcatatttaccatatagACATGAACGTGGTATTCGTCTTTTCATGTAAcgctcagcaagaaaacaaacaagagtaTTTGCCATAAAGTGAAATTGTTCCtttaaacatacaaataagtaaatgtttaaTACATGGATTATTCTTGGCTTATAATTGGTATTTCCTTTGATACTGAATTCCTTCTGATAAACGCTGAAACTCAAGACTACAGAAGTAGTAACGAAGATCCAGTTGTTAAACTACCGTTGTTGAGGGCAGCTCTGTGCTTTTGGCCTGGAGTCTGGAGGTGAATATCCGCGTGGACCGAAACCTCTGCACTCTTCACTGCACTTAGGAATGTGTCTGGGAGCCCGGGGAATTCTGGTCGAGTAAACAGAGAGAACCTGTGACTCCGGCTGCCCACAACGCGCCACAGTAAATATTAACATAATCACAAACATCCTTACAGATCAACCTGTTCTCTATGTTGGCTCGCGACATGGAAAAAAGCTGGCTCGACGTTATGAACGACACAAACAATAAGCTGAAGATTTCCTTCATTATTCACCAGGATCACTAGCGTTTTCGTGCCAACTGTCTTCACAATAACAAAAAGCAAAGCCTGGTTGGCTCAAATTTCACTTGGCTTCACTCCAGCGATCTGCAAACTAGAGACTGTCTGAGCCAGAGTGACACCTGACACCCTGAGCGCATTcgaagagaggaaaaacaaaatgtgtacaGTAGATTAACCTCCGTATACAGCAGCTTTGTAAAGGGTAGACGTATACATAGAGGGATGAGGAGGGGGCACACACCAGTTATTTTGTCATAATCTGGAGTCTGAGACCccgagctgctgctctccatcATCTCCTGCCGTCTCTGCTGCACAACCCCGTCCAGGTCAGAGAAGTCTCCAGAGAAGTCCTGCAGCGCACGTACAGCAAAATATAAGATGGATGCCACACACGTGGTGGGTATCGTATCACCCGAGAGCAGGCCATTGCTGTACGTCTTCacaatgaaaattgttttcTTATAAAAAATCTACTCATGTACAATGAATACATCCAGTAAAAACAACCCATAACACGGGCGAAAAGACCCCTGACTGACCAGAGGAAGCGACGATGTGCAGTTGACTCTGAAGCTATTTTCACAGGAGGAAGAAACGGGGTTGTCACAGGTCTTATCCACCTGGAACGACAGTGACCACATTTTAGCAGGTAGAATGGAACAGAAACTTTAACGACTCTTTGGCTGGAACAAGctataaacaaaacactgacatatcattaCCTTCTCTGAGTCATGTTTATGTTCATATGGTGAATATAAGACTGATATTCACTCTCCattagccctttttttttttttttggtctctgccAACTCCTGAGAGATATAcatgtctctttagctgctaaacgctccactatTTTCACcggctagttgctaactttgtctgtttgctgctcGATGCTGGGCAGGTACTGTACAGTGGATGTTTAGAGCTGAGTCACGCTCTAGATGGTGCAGGTTATAATTTACAGTACGGCATCGGATTTCACCCTTTTTATGACACCACTTCAACACTAGATGGATTTATCGTGCATCGTTGTGCTTTATTATATTCCCCACATTAGCtctgttcacttttttttttttcttgtgatatAGGGTGACAACGGGCTACTGTTGCTCTTATATAACTGTGGTCACATCCAAGTAACTTCTATTCCGTCTTGTCTTATTTCTGAATAGGAAACGTCTCCCTTTCAATCGCCATGTTTacgttcattcattcacatgGAGCAGTGATCGCGATGATCGGAGGGTTTGCGGTGAAAAGTGGCTTCGCTAGACGTGCgtttgaaaaagagaagactGATGAGTCTTTCCTCGACATTCTTAGGTTTGTCTTTGCTGTACACAATCTGCACCGGCATCCGAAACACAAGCAGCTAATCCCATTTCTTGCAGTCCCCATGCGTAACGGGGAAAATGAACATCAGCTGCTGCATATCTTCTGCGGCTACGTGCTCGAGCTCCGTAGCTTCGGCTTAACATGCAACTATGAATCAAACTCGGGAGTGAACCAGCTATTTTTTTGGTTcgtaaaaatcaaaacaataagctgaaagacAGTGAAATGCTGCATAGAggtgaggggaactgcagaggaGGGTTACAATGAGCTGTGGATTCATCAATATGAGCAACAACTTTCACATTGCACGTTTTGTTATTTGACCCATcgttagaaaaaaaatattaattagtgcagctttaaataaaacGTGACCTCAATGGTGTTGTTGCTAATTTAGGATTGTTGCgttttgtgcttgtgcttgAAATATCGATCGCATATATGACTTTGACTTTAGAGTTTTCAAACTTTATCACAAATTTACATGACTTAAAACCAGCATGAGTTGGACATTTTCATGCAATAAATGCTTAAGattacaattttacaatttcCCCAATTTAGGActgcaaccaatgattattttaactacggtcaatttttttttctttttgattaatcaattaactgtttaGACTGTAAAGtgtgagaaaatagtgaaaaatagcCCATCACAACTCCCTAGAGCCCAACACGATGTCTTCAAACAGCCAGAAGTCCAAAATACAAAGACGTTGATTCAAATTTGACATAGAACAGATAATAGTGGCAAATCCTACAAACATCCTACACCTgcaaacatttaatatttgtgaTTAAACGATTCATTAAGAAAAAAGTTgattaatgttttgttgactAACCGATTAAACAGACTAATTGTTTCAGACCTGCTCTCATTTTCAACTGATGTTCACACtccactgaaaatgttttaattagaGATATAATTAGAAAATACTGAATCATATTAGGgattaattaatgttttattgaagATGTTACTTACCTCCAAATGAATGCAGATGGATTTCAGAAGTTTGTAGGTGGTGTTTcgagagaggaaggagacaaATACATGCTGGAAAAACCAGTAATTTATAAATCACTGTCATGTTTATGTACAATGGGACTAAAAACTGATCTTCTCAACAGTCTCCTTACCTGGTCACTTGTAGTTTCAATCACCAGGGCGTTTGGCACTAATAatgcagttttggtttttttgataaatgtcaCGGAAATCGCCGGGATTGAGATctggagaggagaaaatgcTCTGTTTAATCTTAGTTAATCATCGCCCGTGTTACACGGGAGAATTCAGCCATAAAACATGAACCGGCACCGAAGTCACATTTCCAGTGTCGTACCTTGGTATCTCTTCCAAAGACTTTGGAGTGGAAACAGATCCAGTTATCAGAGACAAACATTTTGCCCTGATATAACATGTCTTTCTGCAGGGCACAAGTGTAACCTGTGGGCACATACAGTACGTCACGTTAAGTTTAACAATCGAACACATCTGTGCGTCTCACATTCaaccaaaaagaaaatctgacacTTACTCTGTTTGAGTAACTCATCCTTGCTGACTTCCTTGAACAACTTATGATACTGGGCATTTGTCTTTGATAACTGAAAATAACAGAagggacattttgttttgttaaggGACTGCAAAAAACGTGCAAAACTTGTTAAAGGTTTGGCGAAAACTGTTAGATCAGAACGCGCCCCCACCTGGCTGGGCTGCGACTTCTTCCTTTCAAACTTCGTTTCAAAGTCACTTGGACTCAGCAATGGTGAAAGCTGCTCCACAGGTTTCAGTCTGGCAAATAAACGGTCAGTGTTTATGGTTAAATAGCACTGTAACACCTGAGCAGGAAAGGCGAGGTGGCGCTGTCATGATACACTCATGATAAAACATGATTTGCACACTCACTTCCACTGATCCACACGGAATATATTACTAGAGGACAGTAAATGTCCTTCATCGGCTCGGCGTGGTGTCGGCCGTGTGTTATGCAAGGGCATGCCTACACGGCAACAGAAAAATCCGTACACAGCACTTTAGTCATGCGGGTATACAGCAGTTATGAGGAATCATAGTGCTGTACTGTAGTTGGAGGGTGAAAAACGACAGTTGATGTCACTCTGAGAGGATCCAAAAAGTCAACTTCAGTAAGAATTAACACAGTTTGGGCTATTTGATGGTTTAATTATCAGGAAACTTTATCTGAAAAcattcatatacagtaggttGTGACTACTGCCTACGTAGACTAAAGTAGATCAGAGAATATTAATAATGTTTCTTCCCTCATTTatcaaactttttaatttatgtacTATTTGTCAAAAGGACAAGAACTGGTTGCTAGGTGTTGGTCAAACTCAGCTCTAAAAACGACTGGCGAAACGCAAAGCATGTAAAGTTCACATGATGTTCCCTACTTTAAGCTGATGGCGTCAAGAATTTGTTTCATATCACctgtttgtaaaaacaaatagaagTAAGTCTGGTTAAATTCCAGAAGCCCTCCGACTTGTGAACAGGCACAGTACGAGACTTGGAACGTTGACCCTGTGTATTGACTTATGGTTGTGCTTGAGCAGGCATAGAATGTGCCTTTGTGGTCTTGTGTATCGTTGGGCAGCAATAACAATATACCACAAATGCACAAGGATGCCATCGGTCCTTGTGTAATTCATCTCTTTATAACACTGTCTTATTTCTATTTCACATAGTGTCCGTGTACTTTTTGTTTGCAAACTCGCTTGTCTCCAAATATCTCGTTTCGTGCGGCCagcagtccaaaatccaaagatagtTCATTTACAATactataaaacacagaaaagcaagaaGTCCTCGCAAAGAAGCAGGAACAGGAGAATGtcggccttttttttttttaaacttgaataacgattgaaacaaaaaacaaacaaaaaagtgattcattttctgtcaatagaCCAATCGACTGATTGACAGAACCTTTCAGCCGCGGTGGGTTCATTAGGTTTCCTGGCAACACTTGACTCTAACCCCACTATACTCGCATTTATCAGCAGTATGTAATCATTTGATACATTTGTTTAGAACACGCTATacatgtagttgtaagcagattATTAATGTACTCGTACACGACTGGTGGGCCCCATAAGTGGAGGCTGGTGTTCATACAtttaatgaatgacaatatagtaaaacccAGTTCTAACTATATCAAacatgtcttcataggagaagttgtAATTGCTGACTATAATTGGACATTGATGAACACTCGGAAACGTCCTTGATACTAaagagtgtgtttttacagtagAGTGGTACCAGTGCGTTGTATCAGCCACCACACAGCGGACATCATAAGCGTCTATTCACCTCAAGCTGGCCGGTTTCTTCCTGCTCTCCGAGGGGTCCGACTCCGCGTCCAGACAAAGACGGAGGTCCGAGGGGGACCGCCCGCGTCTCCGGTGCCTCCCCTCGCCTCCGTGCTCCGCTTCAGACCTGGACACATGACACAAGACACCgttctctcttttcctgctgCGCGAATCACCCGGCCGGGAGAGAACGAGACCGTCGGACCTGTCGCGACACGTTCATTTTGCAGGAGCGGTCTGCAGAGGCTCGAGCAAAACGCACACACGCGCccatgcacgcacgcacgcacacacacacacacgacacgACATATACATCTCTTCGGAAATAACGCACAAGTCATTATCATTCATACCCAGAAGTTCATAcgaaaagtttttttttgtcatccgGGATTTTCTAAATGGACCCTATCCGGTCCTATGCCGTGCCACGTACGCCGTCACATCCATCCATGAAAAATCCGCACTGCCCTTTAATTCAAACACTCTGGTCGAGGCAGGATACACATGCAAATAACCACAATGCATTAGGCCCCGGTCGCCTCCTCCCGAGCTGGAAAACAAACCGGGCCCTTCCGCTCCATCTTATCCAGACTTACGTCGACCGATTCCTCTGGGAGTCCCTGCTGAAAAGTTGCTCCGGGGCGGATAACGGGGTCAGGGGTCTGTCCGCCTGCTCGGTCATCAGCACCATCTTTTGGGTTTCATATCTCGCACATCTCCGCCGTCGGTTCCCGCCGCCAGCCCCCTTGTCCCGCGAACCCGAGGAGAAGCTTCGGGAAAGCTCCGAGACGGAAAGTTTGGGAAGAATCGCTCGACGGCCCGAGGAGCCCGACAGAGGAGGAGCCGGGAAAGGGGGAGGGAGCAAGGGGGGAAGGAGCCGCCGAAGTTCGAGTCCTGTCGTGAAACCTTTGCAGAGATGTAGTATTCCCCTGTAATAAAACAGGCAAAGCAGGGAGATGTCATTTTCCAAACACACCCACGCACGCAACTATGGGAGGAAAGCACCCACGGGGTTGAACCTGGCGTTACATCCGGATAAGTAACAAGCTCTCCGCCGTCTAAGAGCCGGTTGAGCGGCTGATTTCCCGCACACCTCATTCGGCCCCGCCGCT belongs to Xiphias gladius isolate SHS-SW01 ecotype Sanya breed wild chromosome 20, ASM1685928v1, whole genome shotgun sequence and includes:
- the LOC120805996 gene encoding GRAM domain-containing protein 2B-like isoform X1 translates to MVLMTEQADRPLTPLSAPEQLFSRDSQRNRSTSEAEHGGEGRHRRRGRSPSDLRLCLDAESDPSESRKKPASLRLKPVEQLSPLLSPSDFETKFERKKSQPSQLSKTNAQYHKLFKEVSKDELLKQSYTCALQKDMLYQGKMFVSDNWICFHSKVFGRDTKISIPAISVTFIKKTKTALLVPNALVIETTSDQHVFVSFLSRNTTYKLLKSICIHLEVDKTCDNPVSSSCENSFRVNCTSSLPLDFSGDFSDLDGVVQQRRQEMMESSSSGSQTPDYDKITEFPGLPDTFLSAVKSAEVSVHADIHLQTPGQKHRAALNNGSTMPTCRVMLKDKPSQPVSLHVILLIYLVLVSVLVLSSCYMAFKIVALEHRLNSLVSLGEHIQNENGVSHRTQDEVNAEIYGELSTNLFKLEKIQRNLRKLLEET
- the LOC120805996 gene encoding GRAM domain-containing protein 2B-like isoform X2 translates to MVLMTEQADRPLTPLSAPEQLFSRDSQRNRSTSEAEHGGEGRHRRRGRSPSDLRLCLDAESDPSESRKKPASLRLKPVEQLSPLLSPSDFETKFERKKSQPSQLSKTNAQYHKLFKEVSKDELLKQSYTCALQKDMLYQGKMFVSDNWICFHSKVFGRDTKISIPAISVTFIKKTKTALLVPNALVIETTSDQHVFVSFLSRNTTYKLLKSICIHLEVDKTCDNPVSSSCENSFRVNCTSSLPLDFSGDFSDLDGVVQQRRQEMMESSSSGSQTPDYDKITEFPGLPDTFLSAVKSAEVSVHADIHLQTPGQKHRAALNNGSTMPTCRVMLKDKPSQPVSLHVILLIYLVLLWLLSIV